From a region of the Lactuca sativa cultivar Salinas chromosome 4, Lsat_Salinas_v11, whole genome shotgun sequence genome:
- the LOC111886986 gene encoding cytochrome P450 81Q32 → MEYLFVAIALLISSFLFSSYFRRKFSNLPPTLFPTLPVIGHLHLLKKPLYRQLATISAKHGPILLIRFGSRRVLVVSSPTAAEECFTKNDVIFANRPRFLVGKILGDNYTSIGWAPYGDHWRNLRRISSIEIFSSHRLNEFHDIRADEGRLLIRKLISESSSPVNLKSVLQEMTLNVMMRMISGKRYFGGDMKEEGKQFQEIVKESVLVADTSNLGDHLPIMRWFGTKGLERKMIELQKKRDAFFQVLIEQHRKVDGIEPDTKKNTMIKVLLQLQKTNPEYYTDEVIRGFVLNLLTAGTDTSGTTMEWALSLLVNHPHVIKKAQKEIDSLVGKDCLVKESDMSKLPYIRCIVNETLRMYPPLPLLVPHESSEDCVVGGYDIPRGTMLLINQWAMHHDPKLWSDPERFYPERFEGTKDGYSFMPFGSGRRSCPGEGLAMRMVGLALGLLIQCFDWERISEEMVDMREGPGLTMPKAQPLVVNCRPRPITHNLIALNM, encoded by the exons ATGGAGTATCTCTTCGTCGCCATCGCACTACTTATCTCTTCATTTCTCTTCTCCTCATACTTCCGCCGCAAATTTTCCAACCTCCCGCCGACTCTCTTTCCAACCCTCCCGGTAATCGGCCACCTGCACCTTTTGAAGAAACCCCTCTACAGGCAATTGGCCACAATCTCCGCCAAACACGGCCCAATCCTGCTCATCCGCTTTGGATCCCGCCGCGTCTTAGTGGTCTCCTCCCCTACCGCTGCGGAAGAATGTTTCACGAAGAACGATGTCATCTTCGCCAACCGCCCTCGCTTTCTCGTCGGCAAGATTCTTGGCGACAACTACACCAGCATAGGCTGGGCACCATACGGCGACCACTGGCGCAACCTTCGCCGGATCTCCTCCATCGAGATCTTCTCATCTCATCGCCTAAACGAATTCCATGACATACGCGCTGACGAAGGAAGACTTCTTATACGTAAGCTGATCTCCGAAAGTTCTTCGCCGGTAAACTTGAAGTCGGTTTTGCAGGAGATGACGCTGAACGTGATGATGAGGATGATATCGGGGAAGAGATATTTCGGCGGAGATATGAAGGAAGAAGGCAAGCAGTTCCAGGAGATAGTTAAGGAGAGTGTTCTGGTGGCAGATACTTCGAATTTAGGGGATCACTTGCCCATTATGAGATGGTTTGGAACGAAAGGGTTGGAAAGGAAGATGATTGAGTTGCAGAAAAAGAGAGACGCTTTTTTTCAAGTGTTGATCGAGCAACATCGTAAAGTGGATGGGATTGAACCGGACACCAAGAAGAACACAATGATTAAAGTGCTATTGCAGCTACAAAAAACTAATCCGGAGTACTACACTGATGAAGTTATTAGAGGCTTTGTGCTG AATCTGTTAACAGCTGGAACTGATACTTCTGGCACGACTATGGAATGGGCTCTTTCCCTTCTGGTCAACCATCCACATGTTATAAAGAAGGCACAGAAGGAAATCGACAGTCTTGTGGGGAAGGACTGTCTTGTTAAAGAATCAGACATGAGCAAATTACCTTATATCCGTTGTATTGTGAACGAGACTTTGCGTATGTACCCTCCACTCCCATTACTAGTACCTCATGAGTCATCGGAGGATTGTGTGGTCGGAGGCTATGACATCCCACGAGGGACCATGCTACTCATCAACCAATGGGCCATGCATCATGACCCGAAGCTCTGGAGTGACCCCGAAAGGTTTTACCCAGAAAGGTTCGAAGGCACAAAAGATGGGTATAGCTTCATGCCATTTGGGTCTGGAAGGAGAAGTTGTCCAGGAGAAGGTTTGGCGATGCGTATGGTTGGGTTGGCGTTAGGGTTGCTAATACAGTGTTTCGATTGGGAAAGGATTAGTGAAGAGATGGTTGATATGAGAGAAGGTCCTGGGCTCACCATGCCCAAGGCTCAACCTTTAGTAGTCAATTGTAGACCACGTCCTATAACACACAATTTAATAGCTTTAAACATGTAA